The following are encoded together in the Hyalangium minutum genome:
- a CDS encoding FliH/SctL family protein — MAIGKVIKGDGSGELAGAAERPMAPRPTRAGVMNAEIFDARQSAQGIIEEANKEKERILAEAQREREEVLAKAREQGRQEGLAQASEVLLRAKMQAGEMLAGNEKDVIALACKIAEKIIGRDIERQPELMMEMCATAIEQIRSARSMILRVHPKTAQVLRSRKPELMELIGRAVDLAIREDQDVAPVGCIVQTEFGTIDAQLPTQFEMLQNVLLPDPNGKKEGPA, encoded by the coding sequence ATGGCGATCGGCAAGGTGATCAAAGGTGACGGGTCTGGGGAGCTTGCGGGTGCCGCCGAGCGCCCCATGGCACCGCGTCCCACGCGCGCTGGCGTGATGAACGCCGAGATCTTCGATGCGCGCCAGTCCGCCCAGGGGATTATCGAGGAGGCGAACAAGGAGAAGGAGCGCATCCTCGCGGAGGCCCAGCGCGAGCGTGAGGAGGTGCTCGCCAAGGCCCGCGAGCAGGGCCGCCAGGAGGGGCTTGCCCAGGCCTCCGAGGTGCTGCTGCGCGCCAAGATGCAGGCCGGGGAGATGCTGGCTGGCAACGAGAAGGACGTCATCGCCCTGGCGTGCAAGATTGCCGAGAAGATCATCGGCCGGGACATCGAGCGGCAGCCCGAGCTGATGATGGAGATGTGCGCCACCGCCATCGAGCAGATCCGCAGCGCGCGCTCGATGATCCTGCGGGTGCACCCGAAAACGGCGCAGGTGCTGCGCTCCCGCAAGCCGGAGCTGATGGAGCTCATTGGCCGGGCGGTGGACCTGGCCATCCGGGAGGACCAGGACGTGGCCCCGGTGGGCTGCATTGTCCAGACGGAGTTCGGCACCATCGACGCGCAGCTGCCCACGCAGTTCGAGATGCTGCAGAACGTGCTGCTGCCCGATCCCAACGGGAAGAAGGAAGGACCGGCGTAA
- a CDS encoding type III secretion protein, whose translation MTHRSSTRLLPLLALLLVTGCSIELQHGLTEEDANEIYVLLSKNGINATKVAAGEGTDMRFTIQVPKSDAAQAAELLRANSLPRPMEKGFNHFAKGSMVPTAAEERAMMLKAIAGEISNALNKVDGVLESNVIVNIPETNDLTQPENKPMPSASVMIRYRPSLEGKPPVTEKDVQTFVSSAVQELKPDRVTVLLTPGLPPSAETNPESRLQDVFGLRMTAASAGQFRVLVGIVSIFVLAMIGLSAWVLMRGGSGDARPARR comes from the coding sequence ATGACTCATCGATCGTCCACCCGCCTCCTTCCCTTGTTGGCCCTGCTCCTCGTGACGGGCTGCTCCATTGAACTGCAGCACGGCCTCACGGAAGAGGACGCCAACGAGATCTACGTTCTGCTCAGCAAGAACGGCATCAACGCCACCAAGGTCGCGGCGGGTGAAGGCACGGACATGCGCTTCACCATCCAGGTGCCGAAGTCCGACGCCGCTCAGGCCGCGGAGCTGCTGCGCGCCAACTCGCTGCCGCGCCCCATGGAGAAGGGCTTCAACCACTTCGCCAAGGGCAGCATGGTGCCCACCGCCGCAGAAGAGCGCGCGATGATGCTCAAGGCCATTGCTGGCGAGATCTCCAACGCCCTGAACAAGGTCGACGGCGTGCTGGAGTCCAACGTCATCGTCAACATCCCGGAGACGAATGACCTGACGCAGCCGGAGAACAAGCCGATGCCGTCGGCCTCGGTGATGATCCGCTACCGCCCAAGCCTCGAGGGCAAGCCGCCGGTGACGGAGAAGGATGTGCAGACCTTCGTCAGCTCCGCGGTGCAGGAGCTCAAGCCGGACCGCGTGACGGTGCTGCTCACCCCGGGCCTGCCTCCCTCGGCGGAGACCAACCCGGAGAGCCGGCTGCAGGACGTGTTCGGCCTGCGCATGACGGCGGCCAGCGCTGGCCAGTTCCGCGTGCTCGTGGGCATTGTCTCCATCTTCGTCCTGGCCATGATTGGCCTCTCGGCCTGGGTACTCATGCGCGGAGGCTCGGGCGACGCGCGTCCGGCCCGCCGCTGA
- a CDS encoding sigma-70 family RNA polymerase sigma factor — translation MGFGDDKKAILEKYGPYVRSLAATVRKQFNAQLEIEELMAYGQIGLLEAADRFDPKVGANFLTFAHYRIKGAIFDGLRKMGVLKGADARGAFVGERAAAYLGNLSDREQGGGNRGGSFDDDVNDISNAVTGLAMVLATSLEGLDASGYVDESLPADQRLEMEQLKRRVRAAIDQLPEKERQLLQGYYFHGKTLEEAGAEIGQSKSWASRLHARAIERLKELLDDEEAPASSDDARRQSHGGSDSRHLGRTDRAAEAAGSGRAAGEQAGSLEVRRGSR, via the coding sequence TTGGGCTTCGGCGACGACAAGAAGGCGATCCTCGAGAAATACGGCCCTTACGTGCGGTCGCTGGCAGCGACTGTCCGCAAGCAGTTCAACGCCCAGCTCGAGATCGAGGAGTTGATGGCCTACGGGCAGATCGGTCTGCTCGAGGCGGCAGATCGCTTTGATCCCAAGGTGGGAGCCAATTTCCTCACCTTTGCCCACTACCGCATCAAGGGCGCCATTTTCGACGGCCTGAGGAAAATGGGGGTGTTGAAGGGCGCGGATGCGCGCGGCGCGTTCGTGGGTGAACGGGCGGCCGCTTACCTTGGAAATTTGTCGGACCGCGAGCAGGGCGGAGGCAACCGCGGAGGGTCATTTGACGATGATGTGAATGACATCTCCAACGCGGTGACGGGGCTGGCCATGGTGCTGGCCACCAGCCTGGAAGGGCTGGACGCGTCGGGGTACGTGGATGAGTCTCTGCCGGCGGATCAGCGGCTGGAGATGGAGCAGCTGAAGCGGCGGGTGAGGGCGGCGATCGATCAGCTCCCGGAGAAGGAGCGGCAGCTGCTGCAGGGGTACTACTTCCACGGGAAGACGCTGGAAGAGGCGGGCGCGGAGATTGGGCAGTCGAAGAGCTGGGCGTCGCGGCTTCATGCGCGGGCCATCGAGCGGCTCAAGGAACTTTTAGACGACGAGGAAGCCCCGGCTTCCTCCGACGATGCAAGGAGGCAGTCACATGGCGGGTCCGACAGCAGGCATCTCGGCCGCACAGATCGCGCAGCAGAAGCTGCAGGATCAGGGCGCGCAGCAGGTGAACAAGCAGGGAGCCTCGAAGTTCGACGGGGTTCTCGCTAA
- a CDS encoding tetratricopeptide repeat protein has protein sequence MAESASEIAGSVVPVGKQQAMILLEAGYIWLEMGKYDKAKDVFTGAVALMPKSEVPQLALGALEFAQGRHDKALQAYRAAQRLAPNSALPRAHAGEALLFMGKVPEALKELKAAVDLEPEGDGARLARALIDAKEAGALPPPKK, from the coding sequence ATGGCGGAGTCTGCGTCGGAGATTGCTGGCAGCGTCGTCCCGGTGGGCAAGCAGCAGGCGATGATCCTGCTCGAGGCCGGCTACATCTGGCTGGAGATGGGCAAGTACGACAAGGCGAAGGACGTCTTCACCGGCGCCGTGGCCTTGATGCCCAAGAGCGAGGTGCCGCAGCTGGCGCTGGGCGCGCTGGAGTTCGCCCAGGGGCGCCACGACAAGGCCCTGCAAGCCTACCGGGCGGCCCAGCGTCTGGCCCCGAACTCCGCCCTGCCGCGCGCGCACGCTGGCGAAGCGCTACTCTTCATGGGCAAGGTCCCGGAAGCGCTGAAGGAACTGAAGGCCGCGGTGGATCTCGAGCCCGAGGGCGATGGCGCCCGGCTCGCGCGTGCCCTCATCGATGCAAAAGAGGCGGGGGCGCTGCCTCCGCCGAAGAAGTAG
- a CDS encoding ABC transporter ATP-binding protein — protein MSAAPIVDINEVTKDYRLGKVVVPALRGVSLQVHPGEFISIAGPSGSGKTTMLNLIGCVDTATAGVVKVAGQDTKQLTERALTDLRLHTIGFIFQSFNLVSVLSVFQNVEFPLLLQKKLNAQQRRERVTQLLEQVGLAGHAKHRPNELSGGQRQRVAVARALVTQPQIVLADEPTANLDSVTGQQIIDLMKAMNRERGTTFIFSTHDAKVMTHANAVVRLKDGMILDRVTPAEAGMALAAGAEGH, from the coding sequence ATGTCCGCAGCGCCCATTGTCGACATCAACGAAGTCACCAAGGACTACCGCCTCGGCAAGGTGGTGGTGCCCGCCCTCCGAGGCGTCTCGCTCCAGGTTCACCCCGGAGAGTTCATCTCCATCGCGGGCCCGTCGGGCAGCGGGAAGACGACGATGCTGAACCTCATTGGCTGCGTGGACACTGCCACCGCAGGCGTGGTGAAGGTGGCCGGCCAGGACACGAAGCAGCTCACCGAGCGAGCGCTCACGGACCTGCGGCTGCACACCATCGGGTTCATCTTCCAGAGCTTCAACCTGGTGTCGGTGCTCAGCGTCTTCCAGAACGTGGAATTCCCCCTGCTGCTCCAGAAGAAGCTCAACGCCCAGCAGCGGCGTGAGCGGGTCACGCAATTGCTGGAGCAGGTGGGCCTCGCCGGCCACGCGAAGCACCGCCCCAACGAGCTGTCCGGCGGACAGCGCCAGCGCGTCGCGGTCGCCCGCGCCCTGGTGACTCAGCCGCAGATCGTCCTGGCGGACGAGCCGACGGCGAACCTGGACTCCGTCACCGGCCAGCAGATCATCGACCTGATGAAGGCGATGAACCGCGAGCGCGGCACCACCTTCATCTTCTCCACGCACGACGCCAAGGTGATGACCCACGCCAACGCCGTGGTGCGTCTGAAGGACGGGATGATCCTCGACCGCGTCACTCCCGCCGAGGCGGGCATGGCCCTGGCGGCCGGTGCGGAGGGGCACTGA
- a CDS encoding ABC transporter permease has protein sequence MGTLKLLLQVAFRNLFKSWVNVIIGGIIFFATFLVVTGGALLDSVDSSMSRSIIGSIAGHIQVYSEKSKEELALFVTMGGEADVAAMDSFSPIKAALEKHPNVKTVVPMGANGALITSGNTVDLTLARLRGLYRKNAEEGDTPERRAQIDSLKAHVRHLAELLEAEKATRTKLVREETLDPAEVAALAKARSEEFWAGFDKDPFGSLEFLENQLAPQVADGDLLYIRYVGTDLDAFQKSFDRMQIIDGTAVPQGKRGMLLSKYFYEEFLKLKSARRMDLIKEALETKQKTIASDPLLQRYVKENSTQPREIVYQLDPMKSQQAVSRLQDILQSKETDLSKLVSQFLTVTDENFDTRYKQYYEQLVPLLDLYRLKMGDTITITAFSRTGYVQSVNVPIYGTYQFSGLEKSPLAGSANLMDLVSFRELYGYLTEEKKEEIALLKQKSGAAEVKRENAEEALFGEAAPSTLVADATPGLINENEQITSTGAALRNEDLLKRVYSQKEIEEGMVLSSAIILKDPEKLETTLSELGKSQELKDLKLRVVSWQKAAGLIGQFVLMMRMVLWGIIVILFVVILAIINNAVMMATLQRVREVGTMRAIGAQRSFILAMVMLETVVLGAVFGGLGAGAGSALIRWLGKVGIPAGTEELYFFFSGPRLLPTLSASNIVVAFILVVGVSLFSTFYPAFMATRVSPVTAMQTDE, from the coding sequence ATGGGCACGCTCAAGCTGCTCTTGCAGGTGGCCTTCCGCAACCTGTTCAAGAGCTGGGTCAACGTCATCATCGGCGGCATCATCTTCTTCGCCACCTTCCTGGTGGTGACGGGCGGCGCGCTCCTAGACAGCGTGGACTCGTCCATGAGCCGGTCGATCATCGGCTCCATCGCGGGCCACATCCAGGTGTACTCGGAGAAGTCCAAGGAAGAGCTGGCGCTGTTCGTCACCATGGGTGGCGAGGCGGACGTCGCGGCCATGGACAGCTTCAGCCCCATCAAGGCGGCGCTGGAGAAGCACCCCAACGTGAAGACAGTGGTGCCCATGGGCGCCAATGGCGCGCTCATTACCTCCGGCAACACGGTGGACCTGACGCTGGCGCGCCTGCGCGGGCTGTACCGGAAGAACGCCGAGGAGGGCGACACGCCCGAGCGGCGCGCCCAGATCGACAGCCTCAAGGCGCATGTGCGTCACCTGGCCGAGCTGCTCGAGGCCGAGAAGGCCACGCGCACCAAGCTGGTCCGGGAAGAGACCCTGGATCCCGCAGAGGTGGCGGCGCTGGCCAAGGCACGCTCGGAGGAGTTCTGGGCGGGCTTCGACAAGGACCCGTTCGGCTCGCTGGAGTTCCTGGAGAACCAGCTGGCGCCCCAGGTGGCCGATGGAGACCTGCTCTACATCCGCTATGTGGGCACGGACCTGGATGCGTTCCAGAAGAGCTTCGACCGCATGCAGATCATCGACGGCACGGCGGTGCCCCAGGGCAAGCGCGGCATGCTGCTGTCCAAGTACTTCTATGAGGAGTTTCTCAAGCTGAAGTCCGCGCGCCGGATGGACCTCATCAAGGAGGCGCTCGAGACGAAGCAGAAGACGATCGCCTCGGACCCGCTGCTTCAGCGCTACGTGAAGGAGAACTCCACGCAGCCGCGCGAGATCGTCTACCAGCTGGATCCCATGAAGTCGCAGCAGGCCGTGTCGCGGCTCCAGGACATCTTGCAGAGCAAGGAGACGGATCTGTCCAAGCTGGTGAGCCAGTTCCTCACGGTGACCGACGAGAACTTCGACACCCGCTACAAGCAGTACTACGAGCAACTGGTGCCGCTGTTGGACCTGTACCGCCTGAAGATGGGGGACACGATCACCATCACCGCGTTCAGCCGCACCGGCTACGTGCAGAGCGTGAACGTGCCCATCTACGGCACCTACCAGTTCAGCGGCCTGGAGAAGTCCCCGCTGGCGGGCTCCGCGAACCTGATGGACCTGGTGTCCTTCCGCGAGCTGTACGGCTACCTCACCGAGGAGAAGAAGGAGGAGATCGCCCTGCTCAAGCAGAAGAGCGGCGCGGCCGAGGTGAAGCGCGAGAACGCCGAGGAGGCCCTCTTCGGCGAGGCGGCTCCCTCCACCCTGGTGGCGGACGCCACGCCCGGCTTGATCAACGAGAACGAGCAGATCACCTCCACCGGCGCCGCCCTGCGCAACGAGGACCTGCTCAAGCGCGTCTACTCCCAGAAGGAGATCGAAGAGGGCATGGTGCTGAGCTCCGCCATCATCCTCAAGGATCCGGAGAAGCTGGAGACCACCCTGTCCGAGCTCGGGAAGTCCCAGGAGCTGAAGGACCTGAAGCTGCGCGTGGTGAGCTGGCAGAAGGCCGCGGGCCTCATTGGCCAGTTCGTGCTGATGATGCGCATGGTGCTGTGGGGCATCATCGTCATCCTCTTCGTGGTGATCCTGGCCATCATCAACAACGCGGTGATGATGGCCACCCTCCAGCGCGTGAGGGAGGTGGGCACCATGCGAGCCATCGGCGCGCAGCGCTCCTTCATCCTGGCCATGGTGATGCTGGAGACGGTGGTGCTGGGCGCGGTGTTTGGCGGCCTGGGAGCTGGGGCTGGCAGCGCGCTCATCCGCTGGCTTGGCAAGGTCGGCATCCCCGCGGGCACCGAGGAGCTCTACTTCTTCTTCAGCGGCCCCCGGCTGCTGCCCACCCTGAGCGCCTCGAACATCGTTGTCGCCTTCATCCTCGTGGTGGGCGTCTCCCTGTTCTCCACCTTCTACCCCGCCTTTATGGCCACGCGCGTGTCGCCCGTCACGGCGATGCAGACGGACGAGTGA
- a CDS encoding ABC transporter permease — protein sequence MLCRVAVRNLRAHQRRTLLLGGAIGGVTAVLVILMGVTNGMKSTMLESATTLMSGHVNVGGFYKVTAGQSAPVVTEYPKLVAKIRQDVPELDYISQRGRGWAKLVSDTGSMQVGVGGMDVEAEPGFRKVVQLRKGNLDDLKQPGTILIFEEQAKKLEVTVGDTLTLSAPTMRGINNTQDVRVVAIAANIGMMSAWNTFVPSKSLRDLYQLKDDTTGAIYLYLKDMKDIPAVQQRLRTQLAESGYTLMDNDPRAFWMKFDVVNREGWTGQKLDITNWEDEISFVQWVVQALGAITGGLTFVLLVVIAAGITNTLWIAIRERTREIGTLRAIGMKRESVQTMFLAEALILSLVATLTGALVAAGLCFLVNAQHIRAPEVVQVMLLTEHWFLKIEPGSVVFAVALITGASMFVSLIPSFLAARMKPVTAMHHIG from the coding sequence ATGCTGTGCCGGGTGGCCGTCCGCAACCTGCGGGCCCACCAGCGGCGCACCCTCCTGCTCGGAGGCGCCATTGGCGGCGTCACCGCAGTGCTCGTCATCCTGATGGGCGTCACCAACGGGATGAAGTCCACCATGCTGGAGTCGGCCACCACGCTCATGAGCGGGCACGTGAACGTGGGCGGCTTCTACAAAGTCACCGCGGGCCAGTCCGCGCCCGTGGTCACCGAGTACCCGAAGCTCGTCGCGAAGATCCGCCAGGACGTACCCGAGCTGGACTACATCTCCCAGCGCGGCCGCGGCTGGGCCAAGCTCGTCTCCGACACCGGCTCCATGCAGGTGGGCGTAGGCGGCATGGACGTCGAGGCCGAGCCGGGCTTCCGCAAGGTCGTCCAGCTTCGCAAGGGAAATCTGGATGACCTGAAGCAGCCGGGCACCATCCTCATCTTCGAGGAGCAGGCCAAGAAGCTGGAAGTGACGGTGGGCGACACGCTGACGCTGTCGGCCCCCACCATGCGCGGCATCAACAACACGCAGGACGTGCGCGTGGTGGCCATCGCCGCCAACATCGGGATGATGAGCGCGTGGAACACCTTCGTGCCCAGCAAGAGCCTGAGGGACTTGTACCAGCTCAAGGACGACACCACCGGCGCCATCTACCTGTACCTCAAGGACATGAAGGACATCCCCGCGGTGCAGCAGCGGCTGCGCACCCAGCTGGCCGAGTCAGGCTACACGCTCATGGACAACGACCCACGCGCCTTCTGGATGAAGTTCGACGTGGTCAACCGCGAGGGCTGGACGGGCCAGAAGCTGGACATCACCAACTGGGAGGACGAGATCTCCTTCGTGCAGTGGGTGGTGCAGGCCTTGGGCGCCATCACCGGCGGGCTCACCTTCGTGCTGCTGGTGGTCATCGCCGCTGGCATCACGAACACGCTGTGGATCGCCATCCGCGAGCGCACCCGGGAGATTGGCACGCTGCGCGCCATTGGCATGAAGCGCGAGAGCGTGCAGACGATGTTCCTGGCGGAGGCGCTGATCCTCAGCCTCGTGGCGACCCTCACGGGCGCGCTGGTGGCCGCGGGGCTCTGCTTCCTCGTCAACGCCCAGCACATCCGCGCCCCTGAGGTCGTCCAGGTGATGCTGCTGACGGAGCACTGGTTCTTGAAGATCGAGCCCGGCTCCGTGGTGTTCGCGGTGGCGCTCATCACTGGGGCCTCCATGTTCGTGAGTCTGATTCCCTCGTTCCTCGCCGCGCGGATGAAGCCCGTGACGGCCATGCACCACATCGGGTGA
- a CDS encoding outer membrane lipoprotein-sorting protein, with translation MTPRNLLSAALAAVLLAAPAAFALDAAELKKTLEVIDDRQRNSGDYKSLVYLEQKEKDKADTVREALVYRRDADDKLMILFTKPKGEAGKGYLRLDKNLWIYDPNVGKWERRTERERIAGTDSRRADFDESRLAEEYDATYEGEEALGKFQVHKMSLKARPTIDVAYPVIKLWVDKETTNVLKRQEFALSGRLMRTLYYPKWQKLFSESKGADVWYPQEIRIYDEVEKANSTVILIKSVDLRSLEANIFTKAWLESKSR, from the coding sequence ATGACGCCTCGAAACCTGCTGTCCGCCGCGCTCGCCGCGGTGCTGCTCGCGGCCCCTGCCGCCTTCGCGCTGGACGCGGCCGAGCTGAAGAAGACGCTGGAGGTCATCGACGACCGGCAGCGCAACAGCGGCGACTACAAGTCGCTGGTGTACCTGGAGCAGAAGGAGAAGGACAAAGCGGACACCGTGCGCGAGGCGCTCGTCTACCGGCGCGACGCGGACGACAAGCTGATGATCCTCTTCACCAAGCCCAAGGGCGAGGCCGGCAAGGGCTACCTGCGCCTGGACAAGAACCTGTGGATCTACGATCCCAACGTGGGCAAGTGGGAGCGCCGCACCGAGCGCGAGCGCATCGCCGGCACCGACAGCCGCCGCGCCGACTTCGACGAGTCCCGCCTCGCCGAGGAGTATGACGCGACGTACGAGGGCGAAGAGGCGCTGGGCAAGTTCCAGGTGCACAAGATGTCGCTCAAGGCCCGGCCCACCATCGACGTGGCCTACCCCGTCATCAAGCTGTGGGTGGACAAAGAGACCACCAACGTCCTGAAGCGCCAGGAGTTCGCCCTGTCCGGCCGGCTGATGCGCACGCTCTACTATCCGAAGTGGCAGAAGCTCTTCAGCGAGTCCAAGGGCGCCGACGTCTGGTACCCCCAGGAGATCCGCATCTACGACGAGGTGGAGAAGGCCAACTCCACCGTCATCCTCATCAAGAGCGTGGACCTGCGGTCGCTGGAGGCCAACATCTTCACCAAGGCGTGGCTCGAGAGTAAGAGCCGATGA
- a CDS encoding flavin monoamine oxidase family protein, whose amino-acid sequence MNRPSDVIVLGAGAAGLGAAERLVRAGLRVTVLEARDRVGGRVHTVPDPFTGTPLELGAEFVHGTPPTLLKLAKREKLTVKACNDRHVRSWKGRLLDADKAFNFVEALASAKPPDRPVGELLRERARAEQWPALKLAIARGYIEGFYAASADTASTLAIAKMEQAAEELGGITPSRVMQGYGQVLRPLAERLERRPGTLFLNAVAEEIRWSRGMVRVRARTREGAPLGLFQAPRIIVTLPVGVLRVRPPEPGAVRFIPRLPEKERAWTRLEMGPLVKVLLRFRSPFWKDSKDTRRFGFFHAPESPFPTWWTLEPHQSRHLVGWSGGPPALKLSELPEATALEQALDTLSRIFRLRLPVLRTELETWRVVNWQHEPFTRGGYCVIPVGAVEDLQKLAEPVADTLFFAGEATNTEGEEGTVHGALETGLRAAREVLRANRRTV is encoded by the coding sequence ATGAACCGCCCTTCCGATGTCATCGTTCTAGGCGCGGGCGCCGCAGGCCTCGGGGCCGCGGAGCGGCTCGTGCGCGCCGGACTGCGCGTCACGGTGCTCGAAGCACGCGACCGGGTGGGCGGCCGCGTCCACACGGTGCCGGATCCGTTCACTGGGACGCCGCTGGAGCTGGGCGCCGAGTTCGTCCACGGCACGCCCCCCACCCTGCTGAAGCTCGCCAAGCGAGAGAAGCTCACCGTCAAGGCCTGCAATGACCGGCACGTGCGGTCCTGGAAGGGTCGGCTCCTGGATGCGGATAAGGCCTTCAACTTCGTCGAGGCGCTGGCCTCAGCGAAGCCTCCAGATCGGCCCGTGGGCGAGTTGCTGCGAGAGAGGGCTCGAGCCGAGCAGTGGCCAGCTCTCAAGCTCGCGATCGCCCGTGGCTATATCGAGGGCTTCTATGCCGCGTCCGCGGACACGGCCAGCACGCTCGCCATCGCGAAGATGGAGCAGGCGGCGGAGGAGCTGGGGGGGATTACTCCGTCACGTGTCATGCAGGGATATGGCCAGGTGCTGCGTCCGCTTGCAGAACGACTCGAGCGGCGCCCTGGCACGCTCTTCCTCAACGCCGTGGCCGAGGAGATTCGCTGGTCGCGAGGCATGGTACGGGTAAGGGCCCGGACTCGCGAGGGAGCGCCTCTGGGCCTGTTCCAGGCTCCGCGCATCATCGTGACGCTGCCGGTGGGCGTGCTGCGCGTGCGTCCTCCCGAGCCCGGTGCCGTGCGCTTCATTCCGCGCCTCCCCGAGAAGGAGCGCGCGTGGACCCGCCTGGAGATGGGGCCCCTGGTGAAGGTGCTCCTGCGCTTCCGCTCGCCGTTCTGGAAGGACTCGAAGGACACGCGTCGCTTCGGCTTCTTCCATGCGCCGGAGTCCCCTTTCCCCACCTGGTGGACCTTGGAACCTCACCAGTCGCGGCACCTCGTCGGCTGGAGCGGGGGGCCTCCTGCCCTGAAACTCTCGGAGCTGCCAGAAGCGACCGCGCTCGAGCAGGCGCTGGACACCCTCTCCCGCATCTTCCGTCTGCGGCTGCCGGTGCTCCGGACGGAGTTGGAGACCTGGCGCGTCGTGAACTGGCAGCACGAGCCCTTCACCCGTGGCGGCTACTGCGTCATCCCCGTTGGAGCCGTCGAGGATCTGCAGAAACTGGCCGAGCCCGTGGCGGACACCCTCTTCTTCGCCGGTGAGGCCACGAATACCGAGGGCGAAGAGGGCACTGTGCATGGCGCGCTGGAGACGGGGCTTCGCGCTGCCCGAGAAGTCCTCCGCGCGAACCGCCGCACAGTGTGA
- a CDS encoding LVIVD repeat-containing protein: MIRLFSVSLGALLLAAGCGKANAPVARNDCAYEKLDLSSCDKSGLGAIKAEGIWNMDLTFDDGEKSAGVLRYVGEPAISGLPISSTRIEPELFLVSSDVAATDGTGNFEFRFAGCRSTSPTQVEGVFRRCFNGTQDLAGTFQAKRVVRREGETEGSNIEFVSELALPDDAKAQDIFVAGGFAYIAASEKGLYIFDVTNPAAPSLAGKLVLSATDADAFHKVWVKDQTMYIASTKRGVLVYDVSNPRSPLPVKAFPTDKAVDVRAVTMDGNWLYAASPSPNAEVLIFDATNPRELALAKRYYVENTNPTVGDRPYDVVASGGRLYVSHWTYGLAVSDVTNPRQPKLLGKYSYPEATTRTAAVGVINNRTVAFEAGEAWGAHLRVLDVSAPDVIVTQAAEFSLRPEVSIRSVSLVGTKLYVAHYQDGLRVLDVSNPNEPRVVGYFNTWRETDKARGVSFFEGLSDVAVTGDGYIYAAETSRGLVILKE, from the coding sequence ATGATCCGCCTCTTTTCAGTGTCCCTGGGTGCCCTGCTGCTCGCGGCGGGGTGTGGGAAAGCCAACGCGCCAGTTGCCCGGAATGACTGTGCCTACGAGAAGCTGGACCTGTCCTCGTGCGACAAGTCGGGCCTCGGAGCCATCAAGGCCGAGGGCATCTGGAACATGGACCTGACCTTCGACGACGGGGAGAAGTCGGCCGGGGTCCTCCGGTATGTTGGCGAGCCCGCGATCTCCGGGCTGCCCATCTCCAGCACGCGCATCGAGCCGGAGCTGTTCCTCGTGTCCAGTGACGTGGCTGCCACCGATGGCACCGGCAACTTCGAGTTTCGCTTCGCCGGGTGCCGCTCGACGTCTCCCACGCAGGTGGAGGGCGTGTTCCGGCGCTGCTTCAACGGCACGCAGGATCTGGCGGGCACCTTCCAGGCCAAGCGCGTCGTGCGCCGCGAAGGCGAGACCGAGGGCTCCAACATTGAGTTCGTCTCGGAGCTGGCGCTGCCGGATGACGCCAAGGCCCAGGACATCTTCGTGGCAGGGGGCTTCGCGTACATCGCCGCGAGCGAGAAGGGCCTCTACATCTTCGACGTGACGAACCCCGCGGCGCCGAGCCTGGCGGGGAAGCTGGTGCTCTCGGCGACCGATGCGGATGCGTTTCACAAGGTCTGGGTGAAGGATCAGACGATGTACATCGCCAGCACCAAGCGCGGTGTTCTGGTCTACGACGTGTCGAACCCGAGGTCCCCGTTGCCGGTCAAGGCGTTCCCCACGGACAAGGCCGTGGACGTGCGCGCGGTGACGATGGACGGGAACTGGCTCTATGCAGCCTCGCCCTCCCCGAACGCCGAGGTTCTCATCTTCGACGCCACCAACCCGCGGGAACTGGCGTTGGCCAAGCGGTACTACGTAGAGAACACGAACCCGACGGTGGGGGACCGGCCCTATGACGTCGTGGCCAGCGGCGGCCGGTTGTACGTGAGCCACTGGACGTACGGACTGGCGGTGTCGGACGTGACCAACCCGCGCCAGCCCAAGCTGCTGGGCAAGTACTCGTACCCGGAAGCGACCACCCGCACGGCGGCGGTGGGCGTCATCAACAACCGCACCGTTGCGTTCGAGGCTGGGGAGGCCTGGGGCGCGCACCTGCGGGTGCTGGATGTCAGCGCGCCGGACGTCATCGTCACCCAGGCGGCGGAGTTCTCGCTCCGGCCGGAGGTGTCCATTCGCTCGGTGTCGCTGGTGGGCACGAAGCTCTACGTGGCGCACTACCAGGACGGCCTGCGCGTGCTGGATGTCTCCAACCCCAACGAGCCGCGCGTGGTGGGCTACTTCAACACGTGGCGCGAGACGGACAAGGCTCGCGGGGTGTCCTTCTTCGAGGGACTCAGTGATGTGGCGGTCACTGGGGACGGTTACATCTACGCGGCCGAGACGTCCCGAGGCCTGGTCATCCTCAAAGAGTAA